The sequence AAAATCATAGTCAAATAAAATACCACAGCGCAAGTTTCTGCCACCTTGTCACAGAAAAAAGATAATAAACTTTAACAGAACATTCTGTTTAAACATTGAGTTAAAACATTCAACAGTAGTTATATTTGTATATTGATGTAAATGTCAAAATTTGTTCAATTTTAAATACTTACGAAACCATGGCAACTGTAATAAAAAAATCTCCAGCACCTAAAAAAAAGGCTCTAAAGAATACTATTAATAAGGATAAAATAATTTCGCTTTATATGGAATCGGTTCTTATGAACGAAAAAACGCCGAAAAGTGTTTTTAAATTCTGCAAAGAACACAATTTTGAAGAAGCCGTTTTTTACGAACACTTTGGTTCTTTTGAAGGCTTGCAAATGGAGATTTGGAATTCCTTTTATAGAAAAACTATTCTGCTGGCGAATAACGACGAAGCTTTTCCGAATTATTCCAACCAAGAGAAAATGCTTACGTTTTTCTATACTTTCTTTGAATTACTCACATTAAACCGAAGCTACGTTCTTTTCACTTTAAAAGAACATCAAAATATGATGAAAAATTTGAGTCAGTTAAAAGGACTTCGAAAAGACATAAAACACTTTGCAGCTGAACTGATTCGTGATAATAACGAAGACAAAAAGCTTAAAGTTTTAACACAATCGGTAACCGTTTTTTCTGAAGGCGCTTGGTTGCAAACACTATTCTTACTAAAATATTGGATGGACGATAATTCTGCTGGTTTTGAAAATACAGATGTGGCCATTGAAAAATCGGTGCGTGCAATTTTTGACGTTTTCGATACCAAACCGCTAGAAAGTGTGTTGGATTTCGGTAAATTTTTATGGAAAGAAAAAATGATGTAATGAAGACGATAGACAAAATCCCCACCAATAAAATTCAGCGTGCTTCAAAGTTGATGACCACCGGCGTAAAAGTTGGCGGGAATTATTTGAAGTATTACGGAAAAAAACTTGTAAACTCAGAGCATACAAAAGACGAGTTAAACGAAAGCAATGCCGAAGATATTTACGATAGCTTAAAAAACTTAAAAGGCAGCGCTCTAAAAGTTGCGCAAATGTTGAGCATGGAAAAGAACATTATGCCAAAGGCGTATGTTGAGAAATTTTCGTTGGCTCAGTTTCAAGTGCCGCCACTTTCGGCACCATTGGTACGTAAAACTTTTAAAAAGTATTTTGGAGATACACCAGAAAGTCTTTATGACACTTTTAATGCCGAATCTGTGGCTGCGGCGAGTATTGGCCAAGTGCATAAAGCCAAGAAAGATGGTAAGGATTTAGCAATAAAAATTCAATACCCAGGAATTGCAGAAAGTATTAGCAGTGATTTGGCGATGGTAAAACCCGTTGCAATGAAAATGTTCAATATAAAAGGAAAGGATAGCGATAAATATTTTCAGGAAGTGGAAGGCAAATTGTTGGAAGAAACCAATTATATTTTGGAATTAAAGCAGAGTGAAGAAATTTCTTTAGCTTGTAAAAACATTCCCAATCTAAGATTTCCAAAATATTATCAAGAACTTTCCAACGAGCGAATCATTACAATGGATTGGATGGAAGGTCAACAACTCTCTGTATTTGTGAAGCAGAACAAGAGCATTGAAAATTCGCAAAAAGTAGGGCAGACGCTTTGGGATTTCTATATGTTCCAAATGCACCAGTTAAAACGCGTGCACGCTGATCCGCACCCAGGGAATTTTTTGGTAGATGAAGATGCAAATTTAATTGCTATCGACTTTGGTTGCGTGAAAACCGTTCCCGACGAATTTTATGTGCCTTACTTTGAATTGGCAAAACCTGAAAACATCAATAATCCCGAAGTTTTTTTAGAGAAAATGTATGCTTTGGAAATTCTAAAAGAAGAAGATTCGCCAGAAGAAACAAAATTCTTTTCAGAGTTGTTTTATGAAATGTTGAGTTTGTTTACAAAACCCTTCCACGGCGAAACTTTTGATTTTGGTGATGAGGAATTCTTCGGAAAAATTGCAGAGCTAAGCAATAAATATTCAAAAGATCCAGAAATTCGGAAAATGAACGGAAATCGAGGCTCCAAACATTTCCTTTATATAAACAGGACATTCTTTGGACTTTACAACTTGATGAACGATTTGGGAGCGAAAGTAGAAATCAATAATTATAAACAATACATTTAAACTTTAACAAAACTTTGTTTAGGCCTTTAACAATTTCAATAAACAAAGCGCTGTATCTTTACATCTAAATAATGAATATTACATTGCTATGAAAAAGTAAAAATATTCCATTATTTAATTGGTTAGGTTGTTTAAGAAGGGCGCATCTTTTGCGCCCTTTTTTGTTGTTTTGAAAAATCGTTTTCCGCACTAACTGTTATGCGTGCATATTATATAAGCTTTATTTACTTCCTTTAAAAGCAGTATATACTTATCTTTCCACTCTATTTTAAATTCAAATAAATGTACACTTCAAAAATTACTGGTTTGGGTTATTACGTACCCGAAAATGTGGTTACTAATGATGATCTTTCAAAACTGATGGACACCAACGACGCTTGGATTCAGGAACGAACAGGTATCAAAGAACGCAGACATATTAAAAAAGGTGATGGCAATTCTACATCCGTTATGGCGGTTAAAGCTTCAACAATCGCCTTAGAACGTGCGAAACTTGAGCCCAATGATATAGATATGATCGTTTTTGCAACACTAAGTCCAGATATGTATTTTCCAGGCGGCGGGGTAGAAGTGCAGGAAATGATGGGAATGCAAACCATTCCAGCTTTGGATGTTCGCAACCAGTGTACTGGTTTTGTGTATGCACTTTCCGTGGCAGACCAGTTTATAAAGACAGGAATGTATAAAAACATTTTAGTGATTGGTAGTGAAAACCACAGTGGAGGTTTGGATTTTTCGGATCGTGGGAGAAGTGTTTCCGTTATTTTTGGTGATGGTGCTGGAGCAGCCGTAGTTTCTAGAAATGAAACAGGAAAAGGAGGAATTCTTTCAACACATCTTCACAGTGAAGGACAACATAAAAACGAACTTTCCCTAAAAGGCCCAAGTACCGAACATTGGGTGCCTCAGATTATTGCTGAAAACCCACAAGAAGATATTCCTTATTATCCTTATATGAACGGCCAATTTGTTTTTAAGCACGCTATTGTTCGTTTCTCTGAAGTTATTCAGGAAGGCTTGGAGGCAAATAATCTTGAAGTAAAAGATATTAGTATGTTAATTCCACATCAGGCCAATCTTCGTATTTCGCAGTTTATTCAGCATAAGTTGAAATTGACAGATGACCAGGTTTTTAATAATATTCAAAAATATGGAAACACAACTGCAGCTTCTATACCAATAGCTTTAACCGAAGCTTGGGAAGAAGGAAAAATTAAAGAAGGAGATTTGGTGGTTTTGGCAGCTTTCGGAAGTGGTTTCACTTGGGGAAGCGCTATAATTAGATGGTAGTTTTCTTCAGTAGAAAAAAATGAAAAAGCCTTTCAGCAAATTTTGAAAGGCTTTTCAGTACCTAAAAAGGTATAATTCGTTAAATGCTAATTCAAACAAACCATAAAATGAAGTCTTAGGTATTTACTATATAGACGTAGAAAAACATCTTATGGTTTCACTACAAGTCATTATTTAACAGAATAATAACAAGAAAAGCCTAAAACAAACAAACCCGAAGCGTTTGCCTCGGGTTTGAATCTTTACTGCAATTATTAACACTAACCATCAACGTAAAAAATAGTGCAGTAAAGAATAAATTCTAACTACTATATAGACGTTCAAAAAGTGGAAATGTTTCACAACCCTTCTCTTTTTAACGAACCTTTATGAAATGCCAGTACCAAAGAACAGAATTCAAAGAAAAAATTTATAATTTAGGCATTCCATCTTCAGCTTTATCAAATATTAAATAAAGTTGAATTCTTGAAGATTGGTGTTGTAATTTCCCTAGAAACTATTAAAATTGAAGAAGACATTAGTACTTGGCGCCAGCCTTAATTCCAGCCGATATTCAAACTTAGCCATTAACCGCTTGGTAAATCACGGACATACTGTCAAAGCTGTTGGTTTGAGAGAAGGAACGGTTGCAGGCCTTACTATTTCAACCGAAAAAGAAGCTTTTGAAAATATCGATACTGTGACGCTTTATTTGAATCCGAAACGTCAGGAAGAATTTTATGATTATATAGTTTCCTTAAAGCCGAAGCGCGTCATTTTCAACCCCGGAACCGAAAACCCTGAATTTTATGAAATACTTCAAAAAAATAATATTGAATCTGAAGTTGCTTGCACTTTAGTTCTTCTGGGAACGAATCAATATTAAGCCTAAGAAAGTGAGCGCTCCGTTCAATATTAATATGAAGAAGCCGAATTCAAAATTCAAATATTTCAGACTTAATGTGCTTATTGAGTAGCCCAAAAAAGGAGTTAGTATTGCGACTATGGGCACAAATTTGTCTTTTACGTTCCATTTCGTGAAAAGACCATAGGCATATAACCCTAACAGCGGACCGTAGGTATAGCCCGCAAATACAAACAGTTTTGCAATTACAGATGCATCGGCAATTACATATTTGAAGAAAATAATCACCAAAATTAGTAGCACAGATACCAAAATGTGAATTAGTTTACGAACGCGGATTTGCTTCTCTTCGTCATACTTTTTTTCAATTTCTAGAATATCAATGCTGAATGAAGTCGTTAAAGCTGTTAAAGCACTATCTGCGCTACTATAAGCTGCGGCGATCAATCCTAAGATGAAGAGCACGGCAACGCCAATCCCAAATTCATTCATCATTGCAAGTGTAGGGTACAATTGATCTTTGTGAGCATCTATTCCGTTCTGTTGCGCATAAACTGTCAATAAAAGTCCTAAAACCAAAAACACAAAATTTACAATGGTTAAAACAATTGTAAACCAAAACATGTTTTTCTGCGCATCCTTTAAATTGCGGCAAGTTAGATTTTTCTGCATCATATCTTGGTCTAAACCAGTCATAACAATCGCTATAAACGCACCACTAATAAACTGTTTCACAAAATGATCGCTAGATTTCCAATCGTCAAAAAAGAAAATTTGACTCATATCACTATCCGCAATAAAGTTGAATAGATTACTTCCTGATAATCCTAAATCTGTGGAAACAAAATACACCGAAACCCCAACAGCTACAAGCATAAATAGAGTTTGAAGCGTATCCGTCCATACAATGGTTTTTATTCCACTTTTGAATGTATAGAGCCAAATCAATAATATGGTAATAGTAACCGTGACCCAAAAAGGGATATTCAGATCATCAAAAATCATACTTTGCATAACAACCGCTACCAGATAAAGCCTAAAACTAGCGCCCACAATTCGTGAAAGTATAAAGAATGAAGCTCCAGTTTTATAGGAAGACGTTCCAAACCTACTCTCTAAATAGGTATAAATAGAAGTAAGATTCATTCTGTAATATAGCGGTAGCAATACAGTGCCAATAACCGCATAACCCACGATATATCCCAAAACCACTTGAAAATAACTAAATTTTGAAGCTTCCACCCAACCAGGAACTGAAATAAATGTCACTCCGCTTAACGAAGCCCCAATCATTCCAAAAGCAACCAAATACCAAGGCGATTGTTTGCCAGCCTTAAAAAAATCTGCGTTGCTTCCGCCTCTATTGGTTAAAAAAGAAACAAGAATCAAAACCAAAAAATAACCAACAATTAAGAGCAGTATGTGTAAGGGTTGCATAAAAATTAAGACTTCATTGGTTAGTGATACTTTTTGGTAAAAATACAAAGTTTGATTTCCCCACCATTTTTATTTTTGATACATTTGAAAACTTTGAATTAAAAAAAATATAACTCCTTAAAAATTAAAAAGATGCGTTTTAAATTACTTCTACTCTTAGCCTTGTTTTTTGGTTCTTTCACCAGTCAGGCGCAGGAATATTTACAAATGATTGATGATGGCACTTATAAAGTGCAGGACGTCATAGACAATGCTGAAGCCTACTTCGCAAACAGAGACAAAGGTCGAGGAACTGGTTACAAACCCTTTAAAAGGTGGGAGTACAACGCCCTTAGAATGGTTAAAGAAAACGGATACCTTCCAACAACTGAAGAGCGTTTAACCGAACTTCAACGTTGGAATGCATATTTAAACAACACTGCCCAAAATCGCTTAGTTCTTCCAGATAACTGGGAAGAACTTGGACCAAAAGCTTGGAACAATACATCCGGTTGGAATCCTGGAGTTGGAAGAATTACAGGTCTTGCAATTGAAGAAGGAAACATCAACCATATGATTATTGGTGCTAATACTGGCGGTGTATGGAGAACTACAGACGGTGCCCAAACTTGGACTCCGCTGTGTGATTATTTCTCAAATCTTTCAGTTTATTCAGTAGCAATAGATCCTGATGATGCGAATACCTATTTTTTCGGTTCTACAAACGGAAAAATATTTAAATCTACAGATGCTGGAGCAACCTGGAATTTACAAGGAACTATAGGAAACAGTATTGTAAATAAGATTCTTATCAATCCAACTGATACTAACATTATGTTCGCAACTGCTGAAAATGTGGGCATCTATAGATCTACTGATAGTGGTGCAAACTGGGTAAAAGTTGTGTCGGGAGATAATAGAGCTTATGATATTGAATTTAAACCTGGAGATCTTTCAGTAGTTTACGCATCAGGAAGTGGTTTTCACAAATCTACCGATGGTGGTGCTACATTTACTACAATTGGAGGTTTCACAAGCGGGCCAAAAATGATTGGAGTTTCTGCGGATGATGCAAACGTTGTTTACGTTTTGGAAGCTTCTGGAAGTAAATTTGGAGCTTTTTATAGTTCAAACGATAGTGGAGATAGCTTCACAAAATTAAATCACGGAGGTCTTAACTTTTTTGGATATGATACCAACGGAAATGATAACAGCGGCCAAGCTCCACGAGATATGGGGATTGCTGTAAACCCAACTGATGCAAACGAAGTTCATATTGCTGGACTTCTTACTTGGAAATCATCAAACGCAGGTGTAAGTTTTACTTGTACCTCAGACTGGACAGTACAAAATGCTGCAGCTAAGAATATAGGATATTGTCATTCAGATATTGATGACCTTCAGTTTTACGGAACTACTTTGTTTTCAATTTCTGATGGAGGTATTTATAAAGCTGAAAATACAGCAGTTGTGAATAGTACCTACTTTGAAGACCTTACGGAAGGTTTAGGAATTCGTCAATTTTATAAAATTGGAGTTTCCCAAACAGCTGATGTTATTGTTTCAGGGGGTTCACAAGACAATGGAACTTCTTTCTACACAGCCGCAACAGGATGGAAAGATTGGTTGGGTGCAGACGGTATGGAATCTTTTATAAGTAACTCTAACAGCAGTATCTTTTTTGGAACAAGTCAAGGTGGGCAATTGTATCGCTCTATGAATGGCGGGAATTCTTATATTAATATAAATGAACCTGGAAGCGGTTCTGGAAACTGGGTAACACCTTTTGAACAAGATCCTACACTAGAAAACACTATATATGTTGGCTATGACCACGTTTATAAATCTTCCAACTTTGGTGGTACTTGGACTACGATTTCACAAGATTTCATAAATAATTTGGACAATTTGAAGATTGCTGCGTCAAACAATCAAGTAATGTTTGCTTCAACAGGCCCGTTCCTATATAGAACTGGAGATGGAGGAGCAACAGACTGGATTAGAACAACATTACCAGGCGGAACTATAAATTCTATAGCTATCCACCCTAATAATTCTGATAAAATAGCCGTAGCAACATCAAGTAACAACCGCGTTTTTGTTTCTAATGACGGAGGAGCTACTTGGGAAAACTATAAAAAGAACCTTCCGAATTTCAGTGCATTAGCTCTTGTGTGGGATAATAATGGTGAAGATGGTTTATATCTAGGAATGGATTACGGAATCTATTATATAGACAACACCTTCACAGATTGGCAGCCATACAGTAACTTATTACCAAACGTAATTGTAAATGAATTGGAGATCAATAACACAACAAATACATTGTATGCTGGGACTTACGGAAGAGGTCTTTGGGCTTCACCATTAGTAGCAAGCACTATTGGTATAGAAGATGTAATTTCTGAAAGCACCATGAGTATTTACCCAAACCCAGCAACTTCAGAATTTACAATTGGATTGCCAAAATCTATGAATGCGGAAGTTAGAGTTTTTGATATCACTGGAAAACTTCTTATTTATGAAGCCAAAGCATTAATATCAAACAATCATACCGTTGATGTTTCATCGCTTTCTTCTGGAACGTATTTTGTTCGTTTGAATACTGAAGATGGAACTGCAACTAAAAAATTGCTTATAAAATAAATATCTTCTTTTAAATATTAGGAATGCTTCAGAAATAATCAACTTTTTCTGAAGCATTTTTTTTAACTTGTCCGCTGGTAAAAAACTATGGAATTTTCTTCAAAACTTCTTGAAAACGCAGTAAACGAAATGTCTCAACTTCCTGGAATCGGGAAGCGTACAGCTTTGCGTTTAGTGCTTCATATGTTGAAACAGCCAAAGGAGCAAACACAAAAATTGGCATCCAGTTTGACCAAAATGCGCGAGGAAATAAACTTCTGCGCAAACTGCCATAATATTAGTGATACAAAGCTTTGCGAAATATGCGCCAACCCACGCCGTGACGAACAGTTGGTTTGTGTAGTTGAAGATATTCGCGATGTTATGGCAATAGAAAATACAAGTCAATATCGCGGTCATTATCACGTTTTGGGTGGCAAAATTTCGCCAATGGACGGAATTGGTCCGGGTGATTTAACCATTCCTTCTTTAGTTGAAAAAGTAAAAACAGGAAACATTCGTGAACTTATTTTTGCGCTCAGCTCAACTATGGAAGGTGATACCACCAATTTCTACATCTACAAACAAATAGAATCTTACAGCATAATTACAACCACAATTGCTCGTGGAATTTCAGTAGGTGACGAACTTGAGTATGCCGATGAGGTTACGCTAGGACGAAGTATTTTGCATCGAATTCCTTTTGAATCTTCACTAAAAAGCCTGTAGTTTGAAGCTATCCGTTGTTATCCTAAATTATAATGTTCGCTATTTTTTAGAGCAGTGCATCCTTTCAGTTCAAAATGCAATCGAAAACTTGGAAGCTGAAATTATTGTAATTGACAATGACTCAAAAGATGATAGTTGTGAAATGTTAAGACGAAATTTCCCCGAAATCATACTTATTCAAAACAAAGAAAACGTTGGTTTCAGCAAAGCAAATAACCAAGCTGTTGCCATAGCAAAAGGGGAATATGTTTGTATTCTAAACCCAGATACTGCCGTTGCTGAAGATACTTTTCAACGAGCAATTAAATATTCTGAAAGCGTTGAAAATATTGGCGCACTTGGCGTTTATTTAATGGATGGCACGGGTAATTTTCTTCCAGAAAGCAAACGAAATTTACCAACCCCAAAAGTATCTTTATTTAAATTTTCTGGCTTTTCGAATAAATATTATGCTAACAATATTTCTGAAACCGCAAAAGGAGAAGTTGACATATTAGTGGGCGCTTTTATGCTATTAAAAAGAAGCATTTACAACGAAGTAGGCGGTTTTGATGAAGACTATTTCATGTATGGAGAAGACATCGATTTCTCCTATAAAATTACAAAAGCTGGTTACAAAAACCATTATTTAGGAAGCACGACCGTACTTCACTATAAAGGCGAAAGCACTAAAAAAGACGATATATATTTTGAACGTTTTTACGGTGCGATGCGAATTTTCTACCGAAAACATTTCAATAAAAACCTGCTATTAGAAAGTTCGGTTTCTGCGGCAGTTGCTTTGGCCAAAAAAGCTCGAAAAATTTCGTCCGACAAAAAAAAGACGCCAACAGCAAAGGTTGAAAAAAGTTATTTCTTCACAGAAAATGTGGAATTGCTCGAAAAACTTTCAACGAGTATAGATATTGTTTTTCAATTGGTTTCAAAAAATATGCACCATTCTATTATTCTAAAAAATAGCTTGTTTGTCTTTGACGCAGCATACATTTCTTATGAAGAAATCTTCACGATAATGAAGCAATTAAAGGGTAACGGCAATCTTTTTAGAATACTTCCAGTGGGTTGTGACTTCATAATAGGAAGCGACCAAAGTGACGAAAAGGGCGGCGTGGTTGTTTTTTAAGAAATTTGAAACCCAAAGCGAACAAATTTTAACTAATTTTGCAAACTTAACTTATGGGCTTGGATTGTTAACTGAGCTAAGCCGAAGTGCAGCCGAAGGGTTGGAATCTTGAACTTTAAACCTTGAATTTTTGAATTGCTATGGCAAAATTTGAATTGAAACTTCCCAAAATGGGCGAAAGTGTTGCAGAAGCAACCTTAACTAATTGGCTAAAAGAAGTGGGCGACACTATTGAAGCCGATGAAGCTGTGCTTGAAATTGCGACCGACAAGGTGGACAGTGAAGTTCCCAGCGAGGTAGATGGCGTTTTGATTGAAAAACTTTTCAATGTAGATGATGTAATTCAAGTAGGTCAAACCATTGCCATTATTGAAATCGCTGGTGGAAGCGATGAAAGCCCAAAAGCAAGCACTGAAAGCACTCCCGCGCCAGAAGTTATCAAGGAAGTTGAAAAACACGTTGAAACTGCCAAACAAGCAACTCACGCACCAATTGAAAATAAAGGCGATCGTTTCTATTCGCCATTAGTAAAAAATATTGCTGCTGCAGAAGGTATTTCCCAAACAGAACTAGACGGAATATCAGGAAGCGGAAAAGATGGACGTGTTACCAAAAATGATATTTTGGGTTATGTAGAAAATCGTTCAACTGCAAAACCGCAACCGCAAGCTGTTGCTGAAACTAAAACTCCAGAAACAGCAAAACCTTCAGAACCTACAAAACCAAAAGCTGCAGTATCAGTTGGCGGCGATGATGAAATTATTGAAATGACTAGAATGGGCAAATTAATCGCCCATCATATGGTTGAAAGCACGCAAAGCGCTGCGCACGTGCAATCGTTTATAGAATGCGATGTTACCAATATTTGGAATTGGAGAAATAAAATGAAAACTGCCTTCGCTAAACGTGAAGGAGAAAATTTAACCTTCACCCCAATATTTATGGAAGCCGTGGCTAAAGCCTTAAAAGACTTCCCAATGATGAATATTGCTGTAGATGGTAATAATATCATCAAACGTAAAAACATAAACTTAGGTATGGCCGCGGCACTTCCAGACGGAAACCTAATCGTTCCCGTAATCAAAAACGCAGACCGATTGAATTTGCTTGGAATGAGCAAAGCAGTAAACGATCTTGCAACCCGAGCGCGCGAAAACAAATTGAAGCCAGACGATATTCAAGGCGGTACTTATACGGTTACGAACGTTGGAACCTTTGGTAGTATTATGGGAACTCCAATCATTAATCAACCACAAGTAGGTATTCTTGCCTTAGGAGCAATAAGGAAGGTGCCTGCAGTTATTGAAACCCCAGAAGGAGATTTTATTGGTATTCGTTTCAAAATGTTCCTTTCTCACAGTTATGATCACAGAGTTGTAAACGGTGCGTTGGGAGGACAATTCGTGAAGCGTGTTGCTGATTATTTGGAAGATTGGGATGTAAATAGAGAAATCTAATTCGAAATAAATTGTTATGAATAGGAGGTTTTGAATTCAAAACCTCCTATTTTTTTTATATATTATTTCAAAATTTTAATAAAAAGTATCTTTGCCTAACAAAACAAAACAATGGAGCTCAAATTAAAAAAACCAATCTGCTTTTTCGATCTTGAAACCACAGGTGTTAATGTAGCAAAAGACAGAATTGTTGAAATTGCTATTCAAAAAGTATTTCCAAACGGAAATGAAGAAAGCCACACTTGGCGCGTAAACCCAGAAATGTCCATTCCCGCAGAATCTTCCGCAATTCACGGAATTACTGATGAAATGGTTGCCGATGAACCTACGTTTAAAGAACTAGCCGCAAAAGTATATGCTTTGATTAAAGATAGCGATCTTGGTGGATTCAACTCCAACCGTTTTGATATTCCGCTGCTAGCCGAAGAACTGCTTCGTGCTGAAATTGATTTCGATTTAAAAAAATCACTTTCGGTAGATGTGCAGACTATATTCCACAAAATGGAAAAACGAACTTTAGAAGCAGCATATAAATTTTACTGTGATAAAGATTTAAAAGACGCACATAGTGCAGCAGCAGATACAAATGCTACTTATGAAGTTTTAAAAGCACAACTAGATAGATATAGTGAACTGGAGAACGACATGAGTTTTTTAGCAGATTTCAGCTCTCATAAAGATCATGCCGACTTTGCTGGATTTGTCAGTTATAACGAAGATGGTGTTGAGGTTTTCTCCTTCGGAAAATATAAGGGACAATTAGTTACAGATATTTTAGACAAAGATTCTGGGTATTTAGGCTGGTTGTTAAATGCAGATTTTCCGCTTTATACCAAAAAAGTCCTAACTCGTATTAGGCTTCAAAAGTTGAACACAAAACAATAAAATACAGATGAAAATAATTTGTATAGGTCGAAATTATACAGACCACATTAGCGAGCTTAAAAGCGCAACCCCAACAGAACCAGTTATCTTCTTAAAACCCGATACGGCAATATTATTAAAGAAACAACCTTTCTTTATACCAGAGTTTTCAAACGACGTGCATCACGAAGTGGAACTTTTGGTTCGCATTACTAAAATTGGAAAACACATAGACCAAAAATTTGCACACAAATATTATGATGAAATTGGTCTAGGAATAGATTTCACAGCAAGAGATCTTCAAACAGAATTGAAAGCAAAAGGCTTGCCTTGGGAAAAAGCAAAGGGCTTTGATGGAGCTGCAGTTGTGGGAAATTTCATCAAAAAAGAAGAAATTGTTGACTTAAATAACATTATTTTTAGCTTAAAACGTAACGGAAAAACAGTGCAAGAGAGCAATTCTATGCTGATGATATGGAAAATCGATGCTTTAGTCGAATATATTTCAAAATATTTCACATTGAAAATTGGCGATATTATCTTTACCGGAACTCCAGCAGGTGTAGGCAAAGTTGAAACCAACGATGTGTTGACTGGATATATTGGTGAAACAGAAATGTTTTCCATAAAAGTGAAATAACATGGCTATTTATTATTCTTTGGAAAATCTAAGAGAAATTGCAGAAGGCGATGAAGATTTTCTTAAGGAATTGGCAAACGCTTTTTTGGAGGAAATCCCTATAGATTTGGGCTCCATAACAGAAGCCATTCATAACGACAATCGTGAACTGGCTTATCAATTTGCGCATAAAATGAAACCCAATATAGAAATGTTTGGTATAGACGGGCTAAAGGAAATTACTATTATTGAGGAGTGGTCTAAAACATCTAAAAATAAAGCCACAGTTCTTCCAAATCTTGAAAATGTTCTCGTAACTTTGAACCACGTGTTTGATGAATTAAGAGAAGACTTCCAATTATAGTGCTCGCAGAAATTATAACCATAGGCGATGAGATTCTCATAGGCCAAATTATTGATACCAATTCAGCCTTTATTTCAAAAGAGCTAAACAAAATAGGGGTAAAGATTTATCAAATTACCTCCATTCAAGATGATAGAGATCATATCCTACAAGCTTTTAAAGATGCCAAAAAACATGCCGATTTAGTTATAGTTACAGGTGGTTTGGGTCCAACCAAAGACGATATTACAAAACAAACTTTCTGCGATTTTTTTGAAGATACTTTAATTGAAGACCAAAGCGTAGTTGAAAACGTAACCCAGCTTTTCAAAAAATATCAATTAAATAAACCCTTGCCTGCCAATTTTCTGCAAGCGATGGTTCCTTCAAAAGCAACTATTTTGACGAATCAGTAC comes from Aequorivita sublithincola DSM 14238 and encodes:
- a CDS encoding T9SS type A sorting domain-containing protein; this encodes MRFKLLLLLALFFGSFTSQAQEYLQMIDDGTYKVQDVIDNAEAYFANRDKGRGTGYKPFKRWEYNALRMVKENGYLPTTEERLTELQRWNAYLNNTAQNRLVLPDNWEELGPKAWNNTSGWNPGVGRITGLAIEEGNINHMIIGANTGGVWRTTDGAQTWTPLCDYFSNLSVYSVAIDPDDANTYFFGSTNGKIFKSTDAGATWNLQGTIGNSIVNKILINPTDTNIMFATAENVGIYRSTDSGANWVKVVSGDNRAYDIEFKPGDLSVVYASGSGFHKSTDGGATFTTIGGFTSGPKMIGVSADDANVVYVLEASGSKFGAFYSSNDSGDSFTKLNHGGLNFFGYDTNGNDNSGQAPRDMGIAVNPTDANEVHIAGLLTWKSSNAGVSFTCTSDWTVQNAAAKNIGYCHSDIDDLQFYGTTLFSISDGGIYKAENTAVVNSTYFEDLTEGLGIRQFYKIGVSQTADVIVSGGSQDNGTSFYTAATGWKDWLGADGMESFISNSNSSIFFGTSQGGQLYRSMNGGNSYININEPGSGSGNWVTPFEQDPTLENTIYVGYDHVYKSSNFGGTWTTISQDFINNLDNLKIAASNNQVMFASTGPFLYRTGDGGATDWIRTTLPGGTINSIAIHPNNSDKIAVATSSNNRVFVSNDGGATWENYKKNLPNFSALALVWDNNGEDGLYLGMDYGIYYIDNTFTDWQPYSNLLPNVIVNELEINNTTNTLYAGTYGRGLWASPLVASTIGIEDVISESTMSIYPNPATSEFTIGLPKSMNAEVRVFDITGKLLIYEAKALISNNHTVDVSSLSSGTYFVRLNTEDGTATKKLLIK
- the recR gene encoding recombination mediator RecR, yielding MEFSSKLLENAVNEMSQLPGIGKRTALRLVLHMLKQPKEQTQKLASSLTKMREEINFCANCHNISDTKLCEICANPRRDEQLVCVVEDIRDVMAIENTSQYRGHYHVLGGKISPMDGIGPGDLTIPSLVEKVKTGNIRELIFALSSTMEGDTTNFYIYKQIESYSIITTTIARGISVGDELEYADEVTLGRSILHRIPFESSLKSL
- a CDS encoding glycosyltransferase family 2 protein, with translation MKLSVVILNYNVRYFLEQCILSVQNAIENLEAEIIVIDNDSKDDSCEMLRRNFPEIILIQNKENVGFSKANNQAVAIAKGEYVCILNPDTAVAEDTFQRAIKYSESVENIGALGVYLMDGTGNFLPESKRNLPTPKVSLFKFSGFSNKYYANNISETAKGEVDILVGAFMLLKRSIYNEVGGFDEDYFMYGEDIDFSYKITKAGYKNHYLGSTTVLHYKGESTKKDDIYFERFYGAMRIFYRKHFNKNLLLESSVSAAVALAKKARKISSDKKKTPTAKVEKSYFFTENVELLEKLSTSIDIVFQLVSKNMHHSIILKNSLFVFDAAYISYEEIFTIMKQLKGNGNLFRILPVGCDFIIGSDQSDEKGGVVVF
- a CDS encoding dihydrolipoamide acetyltransferase family protein, with product MAKFELKLPKMGESVAEATLTNWLKEVGDTIEADEAVLEIATDKVDSEVPSEVDGVLIEKLFNVDDVIQVGQTIAIIEIAGGSDESPKASTESTPAPEVIKEVEKHVETAKQATHAPIENKGDRFYSPLVKNIAAAEGISQTELDGISGSGKDGRVTKNDILGYVENRSTAKPQPQAVAETKTPETAKPSEPTKPKAAVSVGGDDEIIEMTRMGKLIAHHMVESTQSAAHVQSFIECDVTNIWNWRNKMKTAFAKREGENLTFTPIFMEAVAKALKDFPMMNIAVDGNNIIKRKNINLGMAAALPDGNLIVPVIKNADRLNLLGMSKAVNDLATRARENKLKPDDIQGGTYTVTNVGTFGSIMGTPIINQPQVGILALGAIRKVPAVIETPEGDFIGIRFKMFLSHSYDHRVVNGALGGQFVKRVADYLEDWDVNREI